One genomic region from Equus asinus isolate D_3611 breed Donkey chromosome 8, EquAss-T2T_v2, whole genome shotgun sequence encodes:
- the PITPNM2 gene encoding membrane-associated phosphatidylinositol transfer protein 2 isoform X8 — translation MIIKEYRIPLPMTVEEYRIAQLYMIQKKSRNETYGEGSGVEILENRPYTDGPGGSGQYTHKVYHVGMHIPGWFRSILPKAALRVVEESWNAYPYTRTRFTCPFVEKFSIDIETFYKTDAGENPNVFSLSPVEKNQLTIDFIDIVKDPVPPSEYRTEEDPKLFHSMKTQRGPLTDNWIEEYKQRVFPIMCAYKLCKVEFRYWGMQSKIERFIHDTGLRKVMVRAHRQAWCWQDEWYGLNMENIRELEKEAQLMLSRKMAQFSEDEEEASELSKDEATQDQTSREPPEPSSSGGEPLAGRGLKKQWSTSSKSSRSSKRGASPSRHSISEWRMQSIARDSDESSDDEFFDAHEDLSDSEEMFAKDITKWNSNDLMDKIESPEPEDTQDSLYRQSAPEFRVASSVEQLNIMEIKSKIFTLCPACLQSLKKKGWKGRKRKPSRQK, via the exons ATGATCATAAAGGAATACCGGATTCCTCTGCCAATGACTGTGGAGGAGTACCGCATCGCCCAGCTGTACATGATACAG AAGAAGAGCCGTAACGAGACGTATGGCGAAGGCAGTGGCGTGGAGATCCTGGAGAACCGGCCCTACACGGACGGCCCCGGCGGCTCCGGGCAGTACACACACAAGGTGTACCACGTGGGCATGCATATCCCCGGCTGGTTCCGCTCCATCTTGCCCAAGGCGGCCCTACGGGTGGTGGAGGAGTCCTGGAATGCCTACCCCTACACCCGAACCAG GTTCACTTGCCCTTTTGTGGAGAAATTCTCCATCGACATCGAAACCTTTTATAAAACTGATGCTGGAGAAAACCCCAACGTGTTCAGCCTGTCTCCTGTGGAAAAGAACCAGCTGACAATCG ACTTCATCGACATCGTCAAGGACCCCGTGCCCCCCAGTGAGTATCGGACTGAGGAGGACCCCAAGCTGTTCCACTCAATGAAGACCCAGCGGGGGCCCCTGACCGACAACTGGATCGAGGAGTACAAGCAGCGGGTCTTCCCCATCATGTGCGCCTACAAGCTGTGCAAGGTGGAGTTCCGCTACTGGGGCATGCAGTCCAAGATCGAGAGGTTCATCCACGACACGG GCCTACGAAAGGTGATGGTCAGGGCCCACCGGCAGGCCTGGTGCTGGCAGGACGAGTGGTACGGGCTGAACATGGAGAACATCCgggagctggagaaggaggcTCAGCTCATGCTTTCCCGCAAGATGGCCCAGTTCAGCGAGGATGAGGAGGAGGCCTCAGAGCTCTCCAAGGACGAAGCCACCCAGGACCAGACCTCTAGGGAGCCCCCTGAGCCCAGCAGCAGCGGCGGGGAGCCCCTGGCAGGCCGGGGCCTGAAGAAGCAGTGGTCCACGTCCTCCAAGTCATCGCGGTCATCCAAGCGCGGAG CGAGTCCTTCCCGCCACAGCATCTCGGAGTGGAGGATGCAGAGCATCGCTCGGGACTCTGATGAGAGCTCAGACGACGAGTTCTTCGATGCTCACG aggACCTGTCTGATTCAGAGGAAATGTTCGCCAAGGACATCACCAAGTGGAACTCCAACGACCTCATGGACAAAATCGAAAGCCCTGAGCCAGAGGACACACAGG ACAGTCTGTACCGCCAGAGTGCCCCCGAGTTCCGAGTAGCCTCCAGTGTGGAGCAACTGAACATCATGGAG ATCAAAAGTAAGATCTTCACCTTGTGCCCAGCCTGCCTGCAGTCCCTGAAGAAAAAAGGATGGAAGGGGAGGAAGCGAAAGCCATCTAGGCAGAAGTGA